Proteins encoded together in one Carya illinoinensis cultivar Pawnee chromosome 3, C.illinoinensisPawnee_v1, whole genome shotgun sequence window:
- the LOC122305363 gene encoding CRIB domain-containing protein RIC6-like has product MSNNKVKGLLKGLRYISQIFDNEKEAEMQIGLPTDVKHVAHIGWDGPSVNSPTWMNELKSPSGFSSGSLSLPEDHMIDNNGRRSAGAPNSPTKELSETPRSSRRQSSSSSAIDSVTESPNRGKLEKPKQSRKSSKSSIENSPDGTKVTQVTWLPSDSNQAESVSPAHSLPDIPKMARRKKSKDHSLSNGSKKSSRLKSQDSPETCQSSFSHAEIYQSQFSDPGPGSESIST; this is encoded by the exons ATGTCCAACAACAAGGTGAAAGGCCTCCTGAAAGGCCTACGATACATTTCTCAAATATTTG ATAATGAAAAAGAAGCTGAAATGCAGATTGGCTTACCCACAGATGTGAAGCATGTCGCTCATATAGGATGGGATGGTCCATCTGTAAATTCTCCGACCTGG ATGAATGAACTTAAATCGCCTTCTGGATTTTCTTCAGGATCGTTAAGTCTCCCTGAAGATCACATGATAGACAATAATG GTAGGAGAAGTGCAGGGGCTCCAAATTCTCCTACCAAAGAGTTGTCGGAAACGCCGAGGTCATCGCGAcgccaatcatcatcatcatcagcaaTCGATAGTGTCACCGAGTCCCCTAATAGGGGAAAATTAGAAAAGCCAAAACAATCGAGAAAGTCATCTAAAAGTTCTATCGAGAACTCACCTGATGGCACCAAAGTTACCCAAGTCACCTGGTTACCCTCAGATTCCAACCAAGCTGAGAGCGTGTCACCAGCACACAGCCTTCCAGATATCCCTAAAATGGCTAGACGAAAGAAATCAAAGGACCATTCTCTTAGTAATGGGTCAAAAAAATCATCAAGATTAAAATCTCAAGATTCTCCTGAGACATGTCAATCTTCATTTTCTCATGCTGAGATATATCAATCTCAATTCTCAGATCCAGGACCTGGATCTGAATCTATatccacataa
- the LOC122305364 gene encoding piriformospora indica-insensitive protein 2-like: MALFHPVSGFSLVFLSTLLSLVIVSHQQQPLLNPAEQDAVYRVLHSINPTIAWRSLFSDDLCSSAPHGVVCDFFSNDEDEANETVHVTELSFGYVSDYAPNPPCSPEFSALDPLLFTSFKFLRKLFFYKCFNNATQSVSFPHVASPSFLSTLEELVFVDNPSLVGPLSGIIQNYTNLRRVVMTGNGVYGDIPNVVGDLVKLEEITLSRNQLSGGVPWNLSKLKNLKVLDLSHNHFDGDVPDTLGNLTELLKLDLSYNGLFGKIPEDLRRLQSLEFLDLSYNHFGNYGIPLILGEMPRLKEVYLSGNLLGGQIPEIWEELGSVLGVGLSNAGLVGNIPASMGVHLRNLCYLGLDNNNLEGTVPVEFGLLESVSEINLENNNLSGRVPFSAKFPAKFGGKLKLKLAGNPELCVDEGLGSNGKATWGQLKVCSNKPVIPNAVLVTGGSNSRLLVPHDMLLLFLGFLFVYLLLD, translated from the coding sequence ATGGCTCTGTTCCATCCAGTTTCTGGTTTTTCTCTCGTCTTCCTGTCGACACTACTGTCTCTTGTCATTGTTTCGCATCAGCAGCAACCTCTGCTGAACCCGGCCGAGCAAGACGCTGTCTATCGGGTCCTCCACTCCATCAACCCCACCATCGCCTGGCGCTCCCTCTTCTCCGACGACTTGTGCTCCTCCGCCCCGCACGGCGTCGTCTGCGACTTCTTCTCTAACGATGAAGATGAGGCCAACGAAACGGTCCATGTCACCGAGCTCAGCTTCGGGTACGTCTCGGACTACGCTCCCAACCCGCCTTGTTCCCCTGAGTTCTCGGCCCTCGACCCACTCCTCTTCACCTCCTTCAAGTTTCTCCGCAAGCTCTTCTTCTACAAATGCTTCAACAATGCAACGCAGAGTGTTTCGTTTCCTCATGTCGCTTCACCGAGTTTCTTGTCCACCCTCGAAGAGCTCGTGTTCGTCGATAACCCATCTTTAGTCGGGCCTCTCAGTGGCATAATCCAGAACTACACAAACTTAAGAAGGGTCGTTATGACAGGAAACGGAGTCTATGGGGATATCCCAAACGTGGTTGGTGATTTGGTTAAACTCGAAGAGATTACGCTCTCGAGAAATCAACTCAGCGGTGGGGTCCCTTGGAATCTGTCCAAGCTGAAGAATCTGAAGGTTCTTGACCTGAGTCATAATCATTTTGATGGAGACGTCCCTGACACTCTGGGTAATCTAACGGAGCTCTTGAAGCTGGATTTGAGCTACAATGGACTCTTTGGCAAAATCCCAGAGGATTTAAGGAGACTACAGAGTCTGGAGTTCTTGGACCTGAGCTACAACCATTTTGGCAATTATGGGATTCCATTAATCTTAGGGGAAATGCCCAGATTGAAGGAAGTGTACTTGAGTGGGAATTTACTGGGAGGGCAGATTCCGGAAATTTGGGAAGAGCTCGGGAGTGTTTTGGGGGTCGGGCTCTCAAACGCTGGCCTGGTTGGGAACATCCCGGCTTCCATGGGTGTGCATTTGAGAAACTTATGTTACTTGGGTCTTGACAACAACAATCTTGAAGGGACTGTGCCTGTGGAGTTTGGCCTATTGGAGTCTGTGAGTGAAATCAATCTGGAGAACAACAATTTGAGTGGAAGAGTCCCATTCTCTGCCAAGTTCCCAGCCAAATTTGGTGGGAAGCTGAAACTAAAGCTGGCAGGGAACCCAGAACTCTGTGTGGATGAGGGATTGGGCTCTAATGGTAAGGCCACTTGGGGGCAATTGAAGGTCTGCAGCAACAAACCAGTCATTCCCAATGCTGTCCTTGTCACTGGGGGTTCTAATTCACGGCTTCTTGTTCCTCATGATATGCTActtttgtttcttggatttttgtttgtttatcttTTGCTGGATTAA